Proteins co-encoded in one Salvia splendens isolate huo1 chromosome 4, SspV2, whole genome shotgun sequence genomic window:
- the LOC121798991 gene encoding uncharacterized protein LOC121798991 isoform X2: protein MEDQRRRSLEALERRFSQAKSEVQSQQQMSKKRPAEDKKTFFVDSPLNKPLSISSSKKGNFSFPDRTSKEDTEVNEPAYLKLSHFVHENLLPTGVQVSEGKVTVNGVLHELFQHGDSAKKYMQGSKNIKIENTILLDNFVQRSGSSNSGHMRAQQHGSKRSIKHMSLKQHKSIGTFDLPKAFHKREQLAQCFLNVDLHGAIILVVQCKTAAYVGLHGIMVRETKETFGIVTQDSKFEVVPKKLSVFMLEANHWKITLNGDKLVSRNLVP, encoded by the exons ATGGAAGACCAAAGGAGACGTAGCCTGGAAGCTCTAGAGAGACGATTTTCTCAAGCAAAGTCAGAGGTTCAGTCACAGCAACAGATGAGCAAGAAAAGGCCAGCTGAAGATAAGAAAACATTTTTTGTAGATTCACCACTCAATAAGCCCCTCTCGATATCTTCATCTAAAAAAG GCAACTTTTCTTTTCCAGATCGTACTTCTAAAGAAG ATACAGAAGTAAATGAGCCTGCCTACTTGAAGCTTTCTCACTTTGTTCATGAAAACTTGCTACCAACTGGTGTACAA GTTTCTGAAGGTAAAGTCACAGTTAATGGAGTTTTACATGAGCTTTTCCAACATGGTGATTCAGCTAAGAAATACATGCAGGGatccaaaaatataaaaatcgaGAATACAATACTGCTTGATAATTTTGTCCAGAGAAGTGGCAGTTCAAATTCTGGTCATATGAGAGCACAACAACATGGCTCAAAACGCTCTATAAAGCATATGTCCCTGAAGCAACATAAGAGTATTGGAACATTTGATTTGCCGAAAGCATTCCACAA GAGAGAACAGTTGGCTCAGTGCTTCCTTAATGTCGACCTACACGGTGCAATCATTTTAG TTGTTCAGTGTAAAACTGCTGCCTACGTTGGGTTACATGGCATCATGGTTCGAGAAACTAAAGAAACATTTGGAATTGTTACGCAGGACAGCAAATTCGAAG TGGTGCCCAAAAAGTTATCTGTTTTTATGCTCGAAGCTAATCACTGGAAGATTACATTGAATGGAGATAAACTTGTATCCAGAAACTTGGTCCCATAA
- the LOC121798991 gene encoding ribonuclease P protein subunit p29-like isoform X1, whose product MEDQRRRSLEALERRFSQAKSEVQSQQQMSKKRPAEDKKTFFVDSPLNKPLSISSSKKGNFSFPDRTSKEDTEVNEPAYLKLSHFVHENLLPTGVQVSEGKVTVNGVLHELFQHGDSAKKYMQGSKNIKIENTILLDNFVQRSGSSNSGHMRAQQHGSKRSIKHMSLKQHKSIGTFDLPKAFHNFDIFKAMHEKWKSYIQKLLKIAGREQLAQCFLNVDLHGAIILVVQCKTAAYVGLHGIMVRETKETFGIVTQDSKFEVVPKKLSVFMLEANHWKITLNGDKLVSRNLVP is encoded by the exons ATGGAAGACCAAAGGAGACGTAGCCTGGAAGCTCTAGAGAGACGATTTTCTCAAGCAAAGTCAGAGGTTCAGTCACAGCAACAGATGAGCAAGAAAAGGCCAGCTGAAGATAAGAAAACATTTTTTGTAGATTCACCACTCAATAAGCCCCTCTCGATATCTTCATCTAAAAAAG GCAACTTTTCTTTTCCAGATCGTACTTCTAAAGAAG ATACAGAAGTAAATGAGCCTGCCTACTTGAAGCTTTCTCACTTTGTTCATGAAAACTTGCTACCAACTGGTGTACAA GTTTCTGAAGGTAAAGTCACAGTTAATGGAGTTTTACATGAGCTTTTCCAACATGGTGATTCAGCTAAGAAATACATGCAGGGatccaaaaatataaaaatcgaGAATACAATACTGCTTGATAATTTTGTCCAGAGAAGTGGCAGTTCAAATTCTGGTCATATGAGAGCACAACAACATGGCTCAAAACGCTCTATAAAGCATATGTCCCTGAAGCAACATAAGAGTATTGGAACATTTGATTTGCCGAAAGCATTCCACAA CTTTGACATCTTTAAAGCTATGCATGAAAAGTGGAAATCCTATATACAGAAGCTTCTTAAAATTGCTGG GAGAGAACAGTTGGCTCAGTGCTTCCTTAATGTCGACCTACACGGTGCAATCATTTTAG TTGTTCAGTGTAAAACTGCTGCCTACGTTGGGTTACATGGCATCATGGTTCGAGAAACTAAAGAAACATTTGGAATTGTTACGCAGGACAGCAAATTCGAAG TGGTGCCCAAAAAGTTATCTGTTTTTATGCTCGAAGCTAATCACTGGAAGATTACATTGAATGGAGATAAACTTGTATCCAGAAACTTGGTCCCATAA